In Beggiatoa leptomitoformis, the genomic window TTCCCCGCTTTGGCGTTTGCGATGATTTTACTGTCTGTAAGATAGAATAAATGTGGGTTGCTGATGGCTAAATTTCCGCCATTGCCCGTTCCCCCGCTCACCGTCGCGCTGATTTCGCTGGTATTCATGGTTACTGTTTGACGAACATTAAGAATAATATTGCCACCATTTGCTTGTTCGGCTTTACTGGAAATGGTGCTGTTTTGTAAGCTCAGTTGGTTGGTATTGATGTTTATCGAACCCGCATTGCCTGTGCCACGACTGTCCGCCAAGATGGAAGTATCACTGTCTAATTGCAGTCGGTCTGTGACATTGAGTGTAATATTGCCGCCTTGTCCTGTCCCTAGGGTACTGTTATCAATCCGTGTGTTGCGTCCTGTTAAGGTTAAATTACGGGCGTTGACAATAACCCGTCCTGCATCTCCCGCTAATCCATCGGCTTGTTCCGAGCGTGCTTGAATACTGCTGGTTGGTGAGAGTAATCCCGCTACGCTGGTGAGATTAAAGTTTTTTGCAATGGTTAGGGTAATATCGCCGCCTTGTCCCGCACCATAGGTGGTGGTGCTGATAGTGCTGTTACTCATGTCTAAACAGTCTGCCCATAGGCTGATATTGCCTGCATCGCCTGCTTGTGCATTGGTGCTGCGAGAGGTGGTGAATATATTGCTGTTAGAAAGTGTGGCTTGTTGTTTAACTTGTATGTTGACGTTGCCACCTTGGGCGGTGTCTAAGGTGCGACTGTCTATGTTGGCATTGGTCATGGTTAAGGTATTTGTTTCTATCGAAACGACACCGCCATCTTGTTTAGAGACGTTGGCAATAATATCGCTGTCTGTTAATTCAAATTGTTCACTGCGAATGTAAATACTGCCCCCGCCTTCTGTGCCAACGTCAAGGGTAGAGTTGTTGAGCAAGCGGATAGTGCCTGCGGCGATTAATTCATCGGCGGTGGGAATGAGTTGGTTATTGAATGCAACGGATTGTAATATAAGTGTTCCAGAAGGTGCAGATAGTTGTGTAGCATTGAGGTTAATGGCGTGTGCGGATAGGTAAAGGGTTTTACCATCAGCGGTATCTAATAGGCTATTTTGTAAATCAATCACTGCGGGTTGGCGGGTATTGAGAAAACCAAACGCGCTAGGGTTTGCACTAGAAAGAATGCTGTCATATTGTAGGCTACTATAAAATACGCCATTTTCCCCAAGATATAGTTCACTGGCTGTGCTGATAACGACATCGCCCGTGGTATTTAAAACTGCATTAGGACCAAAGATAAACCCGCTATCGTTGAGGAGAAATAAATTGGCATTGGGGATATTGTTGTAAATTGTGCCGTCAATAGAGGAGCGTTCGCCACCTGTGATGCGGGTAATGACGTTTTCAATAGACGCATTGCCTGTGAAATGTACGCTTTCTTCTTTATTTAAATTAAATGTATCAAAGCTGTGAAAAAGGTTGTGTCCTACTTGTTGCCCCATATCAGCAGAGATTTCTATATTTGTGCCTGTAAGGGTATCGTTACGTCCTAAAGAGCCGTCTAAAATCACTTCAGCATGAACGACCGTTTTTAGTAAAAGGAATAGGCTAAAAGACAGGCCATTGAAAAAATAATGAATTGTCATGAGGCAGGTTATCGTTGATAGGCGTTATTATTTTATGCTTGGCTATTACAGACTACTGCCAGAAAGTTGTGGAGCTTGTAAAGATTCTGTTGGTTAAAAAAGGCTTGTCATGTTAGTGAGTGTTTTAGTCTGTCGTCAAGTGAACGAGATGATTAGGGGGAATCATACGCAAAAATGATTCCATGATTATTGCGGTAAAACCCATCAGGTATTAAAAACCTGATAGGTTTATGAAGGCGAACTAAGCAACTTGGGTTTGGCTTTGGCTTTGTGTTGCGCTCGCATTAAGACCGAAATAAGTGGCTGAAATTTGGTCGTGAACGCCTGCTAAACCAATTTGTAGTTCATCAATAAATTCGTGTAAGCCTGAATGGGCAAGCGTGTAAACATCAGCGGATTGTATTTGACGTTGAATGCGTGCGAGTGTGCGTAAGGGCATGTCATTTTTGGGTAAATTGTTGAGATAGCCTTCTACCATGCGCAAGCAGTAACGCACTGCACGAGGAAATTCTTCATCTTGTAAGAGGAATTTCAACACATCTGAGCCTTTTACACCTAAACGGACATGTTGGCGATACATTTGGTAAGCGGTTAAGGATTTTAACACACTGACCCACTGGATATTTTGAAAAGGGGTTAGGTTGAGATTAGAATCATCGCCTTGTTTAGGCAGTAGATTGGCGGCGCGCACATCTAAAATGCGTGTGGTCATGTCGGCACGTTCTAAATATAAGCCTGTGCGTAAAAAACTGTAGGCTTCGCCACGACTCATCGTCCCTGTGGAAAGTCCTGTTAGCAGTTGACAACCTGTAATTACTTCTTTTAGTACTTCAAAACGATTATTTTTTGTAACCCCTTTTTCTACCCGCATTTTTATAGACAAGTACAGATTATTGAGATGTTCCCATAAGTCGTTTGGTACGACATCGCGGGTTGTACGCATATTTTCACGCGCGGAGTTAAGACTGCTGAGAATGGAGCTAGGGTTATGGGTATCACTGATTAAAAACTTGCTGACATTACGCTCGTTGGCTTCTTTATATTGTTCATAAAACAGGCTTTCACTGCCTGTAATGGTCAATAAAGGATGCCAGCCAGTGGTCATATTTTTAGGTAAATCGAGTAATAAATTACTGGTGACAATGACAAGGCGAGCCGTGTCTTCAACCCGTTCAATATAACGCCCTGACCAATATACGGTATTTGCGACTCTGGATAACATGTTTATTTACCCTCCATATCAACAATCCAAGTATCTTTACTGCCACCCCCTTGGGAGGAGTTGACAACTAGCGAACCTTTACGCAGGGCAACCCGTGTTAATCCGCCCGTTGTGACGTAGGTTGAAGTGCTGGAAAGAATAAAAGGGCGCAAGTCCACATGACGGGGTTCAACTTGGTTATCACCACATAATGTTGGTGTGGTGGATAAACTAAGGGCGGGCTGGGCAATGTAGTTGCGGGGGTCTTTTTTAACGTATTCAGCAAATTGTTTACGTTCTTTGGCGGTAGAATGTGGCCCTACTAACATTCCATAACCACCTGATTCATTTGCAGGTTTGACAACTAGTTTTTCTAAGTTCGCTAGAACATAACTCAGTTGTTTGGTTTCCATACAACGATAAGTTTCTACGTTGGGAATAATGGCCTCTTCATCCAAGTAGTATTTAATAATGTCTGGAACGTAGGAATACACCACTTTATCATCCGCAACCCCTGCACCGGGTGCATTTGCCAGTGCGACATTGCCTTTTTTCCAAGCACGTAACAGTCCTTTTACACCAAGAATAGAGTCAGGGCTAAAGGCTTCTGGGTCTAAAAATAGGTCATCAATCCGACGATAAATGACATCAACACGTTTTAAACCTTCAATGTTGCGCATGTAAACACAGTCATCATCACCGACCACTAAATCCGTACCCTCGACTAATTCAGCCCCCATGTTTTGCGCGAGATAGGCATGTTCAAAGTAGGCGGAGTTATACATACCGGGGGTTAACACGACAACTTGTGGATAATCTAAGGGGCGTGGAGAAATCGATGCAAGCATGTCATAAAGTTTTGACGGGTAGTCATCTACGGGCAGAATTGTTTGATTTTCAAATAACTCTGGCAGGATGCGCTTCATAACAGAGCGATTTTCTAGCATATAAGACACACCAGATGGAACGCGCAAATTGTCTTCTAACACATACATAGTGCCATCTTTATCG contains:
- a CDS encoding circularly permuted type 2 ATP-grasp protein, coding for MSINWDTYQTQHFYDELIDNQGVPRSAAAELCKYLSSLTEDDIKERKNAAELAIVVMGITFTVYFEGTTIDRAWPFDLIPRIIPKQEWDKTEAGLKQRVTALNMFIDDLYHEQKIIKDKRFPAELLKNSKNFREQCVGVSPPLNVWAHICGSDLVRDKDGTMYVLEDNLRVPSGVSYMLENRSVMKRILPELFENQTILPVDDYPSKLYDMLASISPRPLDYPQVVVLTPGMYNSAYFEHAYLAQNMGAELVEGTDLVVGDDDCVYMRNIEGLKRVDVIYRRIDDLFLDPEAFSPDSILGVKGLLRAWKKGNVALANAPGAGVADDKVVYSYVPDIIKYYLDEEAIIPNVETYRCMETKQLSYVLANLEKLVVKPANESGGYGMLVGPHSTAKERKQFAEYVKKDPRNYIAQPALSLSTTPTLCGDNQVEPRHVDLRPFILSSTSTYVTTGGLTRVALRKGSLVVNSSQGGGSKDTWIVDMEGK
- a CDS encoding alpha-E domain-containing protein, which translates into the protein MLSRVANTVYWSGRYIERVEDTARLVIVTSNLLLDLPKNMTTGWHPLLTITGSESLFYEQYKEANERNVSKFLISDTHNPSSILSSLNSARENMRTTRDVVPNDLWEHLNNLYLSIKMRVEKGVTKNNRFEVLKEVITGCQLLTGLSTGTMSRGEAYSFLRTGLYLERADMTTRILDVRAANLLPKQGDDSNLNLTPFQNIQWVSVLKSLTAYQMYRQHVRLGVKGSDVLKFLLQDEEFPRAVRYCLRMVEGYLNNLPKNDMPLRTLARIQRQIQSADVYTLAHSGLHEFIDELQIGLAGVHDQISATYFGLNASATQSQSQTQVA
- a CDS encoding filamentous hemagglutinin N-terminal domain-containing protein, encoding MTIHYFFNGLSFSLFLLLKTVVHAEVILDGSLGRNDTLTGTNIEISADMGQQVGHNLFHSFDTFNLNKEESVHFTGNASIENVITRITGGERSSIDGTIYNNIPNANLFLLNDSGFIFGPNAVLNTTGDVVISTASELYLGENGVFYSSLQYDSILSSANPSAFGFLNTRQPAVIDLQNSLLDTADGKTLYLSAHAINLNATQLSAPSGTLILQSVAFNNQLIPTADELIAAGTIRLLNNSTLDVGTEGGGSIYIRSEQFELTDSDIIANVSKQDGGVVSIETNTLTMTNANIDSRTLDTAQGGNVNIQVKQQATLSNSNIFTTSRSTNAQAGDAGNISLWADCLDMSNSTISTTTYGAGQGGDITLTIAKNFNLTSVAGLLSPTSSIQARSEQADGLAGDAGRVIVNARNLTLTGRNTRIDNSTLGTGQGGNITLNVTDRLQLDSDTSILADSRGTGNAGSININTNQLSLQNSTISSKAEQANGGNIILNVRQTVTMNTSEISATVSGGTGNGGNLAISNPHLFYLTDSKIIANAKAGNGGSILIITDLPLESLGSEITASSEAGTNGRVQIDIPTVTITTLPVTFLDAVDLIQQRCAARSDDQVSSFVLVGRGGLPNSPEDLQSYLPVLLQSPKY